A stretch of DNA from Paenibacillus sp. FSL W8-0186:
ACCCACGGCGGACGGAAGGCGACGGGAATGAGTGCGGTCCAGTGGGCGCTGGAGGCCGAGTCGAGAGGCGCGGGCGAAATTCTGCTGACGAGCATGGACGCTGACGGTACCAAGGATGGCTTCGACCTGTCCTTGACGAAGGCGATCAGCCGTGCGGCAGGCATTCCGGTCATTGCTTCCGGCGGCGCGGGCAAAGTGTCCCATTTCTATGACGTGTTTACCGAAGGAGAGGCGGATGCTGCCTTGGCCGCAACGATTTTTCATTATAAAGAGATTGCGATCCCGGATTTGAAAAAGGATCTGATATCCAGAGGAGTGGAAATACGATGACTCAGCAACTTAAGCAGCAGCTTCCGCTGAATCAGCTGGAAGAGGCCATTCAATGGGACGAGAGCGGCCTTGTGCCGGCCATCGTGCAGGACGCCGCCTCCAAGGAAGTGCTGATGCTGGCCTACATGAACCGGGATTCCCTGAAGAAGTCTCTGGAGACCGGGCAGACCTGGTTCTGGAGCCGCTCGCGCGCCGAGCTGTGGAACAAGGGGGCTACCTCGGGCAATACGCAGCAAATTATGTCCCTTCGCTATGATTGCGACGGCGATACCTTGCTCGTTGAGGTGCACCGTCAGGGCCCGGCTTGTCATACCGGGGAGGACAGCTGCTTTTATCGCACGGCTGCTGCAGCTGAGGATCAGGCTGCAGGGGCCGGCGATGCGAATAGCGGCACGGCAAGCGGCCGATTCGCCGTTCTGGCCGAGCTCGAGCAGCTGATTGCCGAGCGGTACAAGGAGCGTCCTGAAGGGGCGTATACGACCTATCTTTTTGATAAAGGGATCGATAAAATCCTGAAAAAAGTGGGCGAAGAGACTGCGGAATCGATCATCGCCGCCAAAAACGGGGATAATGACGAGCTGCGTTACGAGGTCAGCGATTTAATCTATCATTTGCTTGTACTGCTGCGCGAGCGGAATCTGCCGCTTGATGATATTATGCAGGAGCTGGAGCGGCGTCATGAACGTCCGCGCCGGGATTAATAAGGCGCAAGCGAGGGATTATAAATGGCAAAGAAGAGGAATTATTGGATAGACTATCATACGCATCATGCCCGCTGCGGCCATGCCGTAGGCAGTCTGGAGGAATATGTCGTCCGGGGCATCGAGATCGGCCTGTCCGAAATCGGTTTATCCGATCATATGCCGCTTTTGCATGTAGACCCGGAGACTTACTATCCTGAAATGGCTATGCCCAAGGACGAACTGCCGCGTTATGTGGAAGAGGCCTTTGCGCTTAAGGAGAAGTACCGCGGCCAGATCGACGTGAAGGTCGGTCTGGAAGGCGACTATATCGAGGGCTGGGAAGCCGATATCGAGAAGATCATTCAGGCCTATCCGTGGGATTATGTCATCGGATCAGTGCATTTCC
This window harbors:
- the hisIE gene encoding bifunctional phosphoribosyl-AMP cyclohydrolase/phosphoribosyl-ATP diphosphatase HisIE; the protein is MTQQLKQQLPLNQLEEAIQWDESGLVPAIVQDAASKEVLMLAYMNRDSLKKSLETGQTWFWSRSRAELWNKGATSGNTQQIMSLRYDCDGDTLLVEVHRQGPACHTGEDSCFYRTAAAAEDQAAGAGDANSGTASGRFAVLAELEQLIAERYKERPEGAYTTYLFDKGIDKILKKVGEETAESIIAAKNGDNDELRYEVSDLIYHLLVLLRERNLPLDDIMQELERRHERPRRD